One Natrinema marinum genomic window carries:
- the coxB gene encoding cytochrome c oxidase subunit II: protein MNTIYSALTTPLQQTRVDVFQEIFLVFLGLGTIVGVVVVAYTLYNAYKYRDTGETDTDENLPSVGELPTGGKGGKKLFLSFGISAIIVISLVIWTYGMLLYVESPDGAQQAEERFEVEVTGQSFAWYFEYSNGIESVSTLRVPADERIWIRTTSGDVWHTFGIPEQRVKADAIPGEYDETWFEAEEPGTQTIRCYELCGEFHTQMTGTVEIMEPEAFEEWMNNQLTMSLTVQGANETPVTEGYELTLVSQESDFEQTYSANEFENGTLEITDLEQGGQYNVTVTSTDGQFEETTTQFDMTGPVSETITLEGVNASESNTNGNETQSNGGGGN, encoded by the coding sequence GTGAACACAATCTACAGCGCACTTACGACCCCGCTGCAGCAGACTCGAGTCGACGTGTTTCAGGAGATCTTTCTGGTCTTCCTGGGACTCGGGACGATCGTCGGCGTCGTCGTCGTCGCGTACACCTTGTACAACGCGTACAAGTACCGCGACACCGGCGAAACCGACACCGACGAGAATCTGCCATCGGTCGGGGAGTTACCGACAGGCGGAAAGGGCGGCAAGAAACTGTTCCTCTCGTTCGGCATCAGCGCGATCATCGTTATCTCGCTGGTGATCTGGACGTACGGGATGCTCCTGTACGTTGAGAGTCCGGACGGTGCTCAACAGGCTGAGGAGCGATTCGAGGTCGAAGTCACCGGGCAGAGCTTCGCGTGGTACTTCGAGTACTCGAACGGAATCGAATCGGTGAGCACCCTCCGGGTGCCCGCCGACGAGCGAATCTGGATCCGGACGACCTCCGGTGACGTCTGGCACACGTTCGGCATACCCGAGCAACGGGTGAAAGCCGACGCAATTCCGGGCGAATACGACGAGACCTGGTTCGAAGCCGAAGAACCCGGAACGCAGACGATCCGGTGTTACGAACTCTGCGGCGAGTTCCACACCCAGATGACCGGGACGGTCGAAATAATGGAACCAGAGGCGTTCGAAGAGTGGATGAACAACCAGCTGACGATGTCGCTCACGGTGCAGGGTGCAAACGAGACCCCCGTCACCGAAGGGTACGAGCTGACGCTGGTTAGCCAGGAGTCGGACTTCGAGCAGACGTACTCGGCCAACGAGTTCGAGAACGGAACGCTCGAGATTACCGACCTCGAGCAAGGTGGGCAGTACAACGTGACGGTCACGTCGACCGACGGGCAGTTCGAGGAGACGACGACGCAGTTCGACATGACCGGTCCGGTCAGCGAGACCATCACGCTCGAAGGCGTCAATGCGAGTGAGAGCAACACGAATGGAAACGAAACGCAATCGAACGGCGGAGGTGGGAACTGA